Proteins encoded within one genomic window of Eurosta solidaginis isolate ZX-2024a chromosome 1, ASM4086904v1, whole genome shotgun sequence:
- the LOC137237043 gene encoding uncharacterized protein: MSHIYDYLSTKYHFGDITESSLKEIKLKISNFWNKIGNKWLASGKSKERFLMNNKAWLDENDIQFTVTTFVPQPSTSTAAVTSAGRPRKDFEKSSFKTKKRRVANLVESRSVSELVTAAKIAARSARQRKIANVIRDIGGTPKNIVMSKVSDSINPRQITSDEALAYIDSKSTTHSNKQTRKWETKAGHNVFPSYYSLLKSKQACYPADEHIAITETRSEINFQALLNKIVERLVLAQNEVISSVLPTSSSFTLVTKWGCDGSSGHSTYKQRFENTESTDEFLFVFSLVPLRLFDGSKIIWQNPRPSSTLYCRPIKFIFAKEMNELTLAETNKVLDKISALLPTLINFGASQISVKHDLLLTMTDGKVCNALTETLSSQKCFRSDEDKANIIIRSDEIKLKFKTETGLIVDKAKPGFGSSNDGNTARRFFKNAEVSAQITGLDVEIIKKFDVILKTLSSEFEINLDEFNKFCLETRRHYLSLYSWYNIPATVHKMLIHSTEVIKAALLPIGQLSEEAQEARNKDCRRFREYNTRKCSRVATNRDLLSMLIITSDPLINSLREIPKKKPDKICTEVLKLIVSPRTEESRSESSSYCSTIPQNSGDNTVDYSSDDSDDY; encoded by the coding sequence atgtcGCACATATATGACTATTTGTCTACAAAATATCACTTTGGTGATATAACTGAGAGCAGCCTAAAagaaataaagttaaagatatcCAACTTTTGGAATAAGATTGGTAACAAATGGTTGGCTTCGGGCAAATCGAAGGAGCGTTTCTTAATGAATAATAAAGCTTGGCTGGATGAAAATGACATACAATTCACTGTGACTACTTTTGTGCCACAACCTTCGACATCAACTGCTGCTGTCACTTCTGCAGGAAGACCTCGAAAAGATTTCGAGAAATCGTCGTTTAAAACGAAGAAACGTCGCGTCGCGAATTTAGTAGAATCTCGGAGTGTTAGTGAATTAGTAACTGCTGCCAAAATTGCTGCGCGCTCGGCACGGCAAAGAAAGATTGCAAATGTAATTAGAGATATTGGTGGGACTCCAAAAAATATTGTTATGTCTAAAGTTAGTGATTCAATTAATCCTAGGCAGATAACCAGTGACGAAGCTTTAGCTTATATAGATTCTAAGTCAACAACGCATTCAAACAAACAAACTAGGAAATGGGAAACGAAGGCAGGACATAATGTGTTTCCGTCATATTATAGTTTGTTGAAGTCCAAACAGGCCTGCTATCCTGCAGATGAGCACATTGCTATAACGGAAACTCGCTCTGAAATAAATTTTCAAGCTTTACTAAATAAAATAGTGGAACGTCTAGTTCTAGCCCAGAATGAAGTTATCAGCAGTGTGCTTCCAACAAGTTCATCGTTCACACTTGTGACTAAATGGGGATGTGATGGAAGTTCTGGGCACAGCACATACAAACAGAGATTTGAGAACACCGAAAGCACGGACGAGTTTCTTTTCGTATTTTCTTTAGTTCCCCTTAGGTTATTTGATGGGTCCAAAATCATTTGGCAAAACCCTCGGCCTTCATCAACTCTGTACTGTCGtccaataaaatttatatttgctaAAGAAATGAACGAATTAACATTAGCGGAGACAAATAAAGTGTTAGACAAAATCAGTGCTCTTCTTCCAACACTTATTAACTTTGGCGCTTCTCAAATCTCTGTGAAACACGACCTTTTGCTTACAATGACAGACGGAAAGGTGTGTAACGCATTAACCGAAACTCTTTCATCTCAGAAGTGTTTCAGAAGCGACGAAGATAAAGCAAACATCATTATTCGTTCCGACGAAATCAAGCTGAAATTTAAAACAGAGACGGGACTCATTGTAGATAAAGCAAAGCCAGGATTCGGCTCTTCAAATGACGGAAACACAGCCCGTCGCTTTTTTAAGAATGCTGAAGTGAGTGCTCAGATAACAGGCTTGGATGTtgaaataatcaaaaaatttgATGTTATTTTGAAGACATTATCTTCTGAATTCGAGATAAACTTGGATGAATTCAATAAATTTTGTCTTGAAACCAGAAGACATTATCTTAGTCTCTATTCGTGGTACAATATTCCAGCTACTGTACATAAAATGCTGATTCACAGTACAGAGGTGATCAAAGCGGCATTGCTTCCAATTGGGCAGCTTTCCGAAGAGGCTCAGGAAGCACGGAACAAAGATTGCCGCAGATTTCGGGAATACAATACTCGCAAATGCTCTCGTGTTGCCACGAACAGAGACTTACTATCCATGTTAATTATAACATCCGATCCTTTGATCAATAGCCTTCGAGAAATTCCCAAAAAAAAGCCGGATAAAATATGTACAGAAGTACTAAAGCTAATTGTCAGCCCTAGAACAGAAGAATCGAGATCAGAATCGTCATCATATTGTAGCACAATACCACAAAATAGTGGCGATAATACGGTAGACTATTCATCAGATGACTCTGATGATTATTAA